ttttgatcactAGACAAGGTGCTACTTTTGACTTTCAATCACAATACAGCTACATTGAAAGGAAAGCTAGTTAACGTGAAATGAAGCCTACTGAGAAACGTTTGTTTTCCGTGGGACAAAAGAGAAATGAAGGTATTTTGATAAGTAACAACTTATATTTTTGCTCATCGttccctaaccaaaccaaacaaacaaaattataaGACTTTCTACTCCAAAAACATTCTCTTAAATGAGGTTTAGAATTTTCGCTCTATAATCTGCATTTTCCAAAGAAACAATGTCTGGTTGGATGGCTGACATTTAACATACGTCCTTATTGGGTGATACAAAGAGGGGCTTAGTTGAGCTTGAATTAAGATTCTTCTATATCGTGTTCAATCCATTCTTCGACCTAATAGAGAAGATTATCGAAATGTCAAACTGCTAGTAAAACGTAGGATGTAAGAACTCAATGGTCTTCCAGTAAAGTTCAACTAtgttttggaagaaaatgattAATTTGTAAGCGAGTGATTTGCTtatatatcccttcgactttgcACAAAAGTTCAACTTAATCCTTCAAGTTTCAATTTCAACTAACTTAACCTTCAATTTGCAAATTGATTTCAATGCCATCTCTCAGTTGGCTtctgttaattatttggacGGAAATTGGGACCTGGCGACGTGAATTCGTCAAATTGTGATCTCATTCCTATTTATCTCCATGATCGAAAGGGTTCATCTCGTAGAGCTAGTCAAGATGATAAACATTGTTGAAGATCATATTAATCGAACACTGATCAGCACATAATCGGGGAACATTTGTGTGAAGTTGCTTCTGTGAAAATAGACTTGGCCACACTGTACGAAACCCATTTTAGCAAATAATGATTTCAATCCGACGAAGGGACGTTTCCCgatggggggagagagagagagagagagagagagagagagagagagagagtgataggggggggagagagaaaatgtggttTTCCAGCATAGAAGGCCCTGTGGATTCTCACTTCATTATAACAGGACCGCTAATTTCGATTTTTGTATAGCTTTCATTGTTCTTTACAGCAAGGAATTTCTTACTCCATTAGTTGCATGTTTAAATTGAGGCAATTTTCAAGCACTTTGTGTATTAGTGTGAGCGGCCAAATCTCAAAGAGAAGCGTGCTTTAGCTTCACGCTTTACGGATGAACAGAAAAAGCCTGCTGCATAGGGGCGCTTCTACAATATTTAGCGGCCAGGAGCAATATTAAGCGTCCAGATGTAATAAAAAGCGTCCAGGTGCAATAAATAGCGTCCAACAGCAAAAAGTTTGCGACCTCGTTTAAATAACTGGAAAAGCTTGATGCATAGGTGCACTTCTAAAATAgttagcggccaagagtaatattTAGCGTCTAGGTGTAATAAACAACGGCCAGGTGTAAAATTTAGCGTCTAACAGCAAAAAGTGAGCGACCTCTTTTAAATAACTGGAAAAGCGTGATGCGTAGGTGCGCTTCTACAATAGTTAGCGTCCAGGTGTAATAGTTAGCGGCCATGTGTAAAAGTTAGCATCCTGGTGCAATAATTAGGATGTTGATTTTGAATTGATAATAGTCGATGACTGAAGTCCTGGTGGAACTAAAAACCTTGTCAAAAGGTTTTAGGAGGTGGTATGGACAAGATCTTATTGTAAGTAGCACTGGAAATATATTTGATGATCAATTATTTTACTCGTTATTGTTTTGTAACACCCATAATTGATCCTTTATAACTGCAGCTGTTGAGGGCTAGACCCAAGAAACTCGGATTATGTAATGCATATAAGTTCTTTTTGCAATGAAAATGATGAGCTGGTACTTGATGCAGTTTTAATTTCAGGGACTGCTTATGTTCACGGTTTGAAGCATGCCTTGGGCAATTTTGTCCTAATCATGGACGCGGACTTATTGCACCATGTAAGTATGTGTTTTGGTTGCTAATGGCAACTATGGGTTCTCTTCTGGTGGGTAGTGTCTGTTTGAGAGAGACTAGGGAAAATAAGTTCATTTTGATGGATATGTCGCAGACTCACCCGATGTCAGGATCTTAAAAATGGCATATTGAGCATTTCTTTTGTGCTAGTTTGTTGATATGTCTAAATTCTCTGCGAAACCAACCAATCTACCACTGGACTCCTTTTTGAAGGATTTCATTTATCAATAGCTGAGTTGGACCATGCAATGTTCTTCTATCTTGACGAGTATGCTTTAAGTACCGAAGATGCAACCAATGGATAGTATTTGAGTCCGGATTAAGGGACATGTCAAGGATCTAATGAACTATTTGGTACTTTCAATAAAGTGTCCTTAGCGAGGTATGAGGATATTGCTTGACACAACCATATAATTATATCGCAATGAGCTTTTCAAGGGTTCGAGAGTGTCGGTGACAAGCCGGAAGTTTGGCCTAATTTGCAGATTGGAAGCTATGCCCAGGGCGCAACgtaatgcgcctgaggcgcataagaGAATAATTAGATAGACATTACAATGATCACTTCACTATCTACGAGATTTAGAGCAGTGCACAAAAGTGAATGTAAAGAATCACATATTTGTAACTAAACTAAATAAGTGTTCACACAAtggaaaacgaaaagaaaaaggatgatcAAACAGTTAAAAGGTACGTAAAGAGATATTTCCCCCTTTTGTTCCTttcttatcttctttttctttatctctTTGTCCTTCGATgattagaatttcaaaaaatgatttttttttttactttggagATAAGATCATTGTATTCTTTAATGTGTAAATAATTCTGAATCATAATAACTTGAGTGAGAAAGTAGACTCTAACCATGTTGAAATCGGATCAGTTCAGCAATTTCATTGGCAAGCCGCGAAGCTGCAATTGGCTTACTTCGCTATTTGAAAGCTGCACCTGGGCCACAACACAATGCGCCTGAGCCGCATAACTAAACAATTTCTGGCGCCCGGGGCACATTGTCTTGTGCCTGAGGCGCAAAAGAGAATAATTAGATGCACATTATGCGTAATTTTCGTGTGTGTCCGTGTTGAGCCCGCAAAGTTTAGCTTGTTTTTAAGTGTTAAGGATTAAAGGATGTGCCCAGGGCGCAATGGAGTGCGCTTGAGGCGCATAACAATGCGCCTTGCGAGCTTGTCCCACACACTCCGAAATTCAGATTTGtgtgtggtttgaaccgttagaaagtttGTTCAATTGAatttctatcccaagtagtttggatccaaaatcatttgAACATAACaatatgtgaccattttaccctcaatgagtcaaaggacaatcattttgataaaacgctcgcaactttctcattttaaattagaCCAAGACCAtctatatatcgataaatagggtttttaaaGTTATAAAAGATGGTGGGATGAAACCATCAAAATATTTAGATCTAGTTCATGAAAAGTGAGTAAAAAGGAGACTATAAGAAAAATCTTCGAAGCCtttaaggctaaaacacgttttgTCCTTCATTCGGTGCTCAAATCCCTAGTTCTTAGGTAATTATTCGTTGTTTAAGTGGTTCTACGAAAAATTTCATTAGTAACTTATGATCTAAAAACAGAGTTTTTCTTTTAGTGTGTTATAGCTATTAAGTTACGAAATGTTCCAAAGGCGCAAACGTTCAAGTGAGGGTAGTCAAATGGCGGTCGTAGTAGTGGTAGTCAAAGAGGTCGATTAATTGTGTTGGTGGTGTAGACAATCGATCGAATTTTACTCCGTAAACTTACAAGAGAAAACAACGCTTCCGCCGCACTCCATTCCTTTGCACTCGACTTGCTAATGCAAGAGGTCGTCAAAGATATGCGTCATAAAGCGCCCAACAGCAAATGGAGTTGTgagcttcttctcttcttttcccatATCTCCAAAAGATATGTCACAGGAACGAGAGCTGCTTTGTACTCAAAGCAGATGGAAAATGGGTGAACTTCAAAGGTGAAATTGAAAAAGTCTGAATTCAGGCACGGTCTGCCCGTCTGCTGCTAGGTCTGGGAATGGCGCCAGGCGAGGATTGAAGGAATATCCTAGAATTAGGAGTGTATGTTcagaatggaacttagaatgtgtggACGCTCAAATGTGTTTAGCCTTAGTGGTCTGATCGGTCTTCTTATAACCAATTTTCCATAAAATTATACATCTTTAattctgtttttccttttcatcatatttAGAAGTTTGGAAACCCTATCTATCCATTTAAAATGATTGTGATTCAAGCTTTTTACCAAACTAATTTATTTTTCGACCCACTtagggtaaaatagtaatttcTTTTGATGTAGAAATGATTTTAGATCAAAACAACTTCGGTAAGAAAGAAGATctaacaagctttccaacggttcaaaccacgatCGAATTGGATTTCGAGTGTGTCCATGTCAAGCCCGAAAAGTTTAGCATGTTTTCAAGTGTTacggatgcgcccggggcgcaaggGAATGCACTCGAATTGCacctgaggcgcatgtgatgcagcaattatgtttaatttgttttttactGAGTTTTTCTAGTCCAAATTGGAaggagactaaaaaaaggcaatcctttagACATTgtaaggattgttaaagcataagagTCGCACAAGAAGCCCATACGAGGTGATTtcatgagttccatccatgacGATTTCATTGACATATATATGTTTTGATTCTCAGGTTACATgcttcataatttgttcttcaatgctCTACAAGTTGAGTAGGAGATCGTGGACCCCATAGTTTCTAAACCTTGGATTTGAGCTCACCCCAAAAATCAGTTTTAGTTTTACTGATAAATGCCAAATCATCCC
The sequence above is drawn from the Rhododendron vialii isolate Sample 1 chromosome 6a, ASM3025357v1 genome and encodes:
- the LOC131328716 gene encoding uncharacterized protein LOC131328716, which translates into the protein MTEVLVELKTLSKGFRRWYGQDLILLRARPKKLGLFLISGTAYVHGLKHALGNFVLIMDADLLHHTIDRILLRKLTRENNASAALHSFALDLLMQEVVKDMRHKAPNSKWSCELLLFFSHISKRYVTGTRAALYSKQMENG